In Leptospira sp. WS58.C1, a single genomic region encodes these proteins:
- a CDS encoding TetR/AcrR family transcriptional regulator gives MKLSKAKPGWKKMPEEVRKESILQAAMHCFFSKGFERTSVQDIADAAGLTKGGIYFHFESKEEIRDTLIQNFLSWERFGFEDPEVMALPPHLRLVEYLERLANRLAVEGNCSPRLFAEATACGAMEKEILSFYDSLEKLFAKTIRESQEIGKIRVDLSPELSARTLLALFDGLQIQSDISNKRALQTVGREILKVFFKSMLFLPQENCEI, from the coding sequence ATGAAACTGAGCAAAGCAAAACCTGGCTGGAAAAAAATGCCGGAGGAAGTCCGAAAGGAATCCATCCTTCAGGCGGCTATGCACTGTTTCTTTAGTAAGGGTTTCGAAAGGACCTCCGTTCAGGATATTGCGGATGCGGCAGGATTGACCAAAGGTGGGATCTATTTCCATTTCGAGAGCAAAGAGGAGATCAGAGACACTCTGATCCAAAATTTTCTATCTTGGGAAAGATTCGGGTTCGAAGATCCGGAAGTAATGGCCCTCCCTCCCCACCTCAGGCTGGTGGAATACTTAGAAAGACTCGCGAATCGTTTGGCGGTAGAAGGGAATTGTAGTCCACGTTTATTTGCGGAAGCCACCGCTTGCGGAGCGATGGAAAAAGAAATATTAAGTTTTTATGATTCTTTGGAAAAACTTTTCGCTAAGACAATTAGGGAATCACAGGAAATCGGCAAGATCCGAGTCGATCTTTCTCCCGAACTTTCTGCCAGGACATTACTTGCTCTTTTTGACGGACTACAGATCCAATCCGATATTTCCAATAAGAGGGCTCTGCAAACCGTAGGTAGAGAAATCCTGAAAGTATTCTTTAAATCTATGTTATTTCTTCCTCAGGAAAACTGCGAAATTTAA
- a CDS encoding ATP phosphoribosyltransferase regulatory subunit gives MTHNPPEFSEKKWIPDGFHFFGPNESSERRELLNSLSSKLQEFKYSEVFLPSFDYSSSFLLTMSAEDSSALYRFRDSDGNEISPSADLTVQAVKGMAGFAHRKENQRIFYQGKIFRDYGRKSGSRKEILQVGAEHIGGSGAPAILGILKEISGLFSGIKLRSPLTVVLGNVGVFHSVLESLELSRAEKRQLSFLLYRKNLPEISRFLESRNASRIFPVLESLCLGFVSHKEDLSKKFASLGLSNSFQKIIAETAEIIGSLGETPGVEFCSDYTLIPDLEYYTGFVFQGYVSGSSEPVLTGGAYDHLYELFSGTQKDACGYAINVDALEAVLDQSVKGNFGGDPNKRHVNRLDRL, from the coding sequence ATGACACATAATCCTCCAGAGTTTAGTGAGAAAAAATGGATCCCGGACGGATTTCATTTTTTCGGACCGAACGAGAGTTCGGAAAGAAGGGAACTTCTAAATTCCCTGAGTTCCAAGCTCCAAGAATTCAAGTACTCTGAGGTATTTTTACCTTCTTTTGATTATTCATCTTCTTTTTTGCTTACCATGTCGGCGGAAGACTCCTCTGCTCTATATCGATTCAGGGATTCCGATGGAAATGAGATCTCTCCCAGCGCTGATCTAACCGTCCAAGCTGTAAAAGGTATGGCAGGTTTTGCGCACCGCAAAGAAAACCAACGTATTTTTTATCAGGGAAAAATTTTCAGGGACTACGGACGTAAAAGCGGTTCTAGAAAGGAGATCCTACAAGTGGGCGCGGAACATATAGGCGGTTCCGGTGCTCCGGCTATTTTAGGAATTTTGAAAGAGATTTCCGGATTATTCTCCGGAATTAAACTGCGTTCGCCATTAACCGTAGTGCTCGGTAACGTCGGGGTTTTTCATTCCGTTCTGGAGTCTTTGGAACTTTCCAGAGCTGAAAAAAGGCAATTGTCGTTTTTATTATATAGGAAGAATCTTCCGGAGATCAGTCGTTTTCTGGAAAGCCGAAACGCTTCCAGGATATTTCCGGTTTTAGAATCTTTGTGTTTGGGATTTGTTTCTCATAAGGAAGATCTAAGCAAAAAATTCGCTTCTTTAGGACTTTCTAATTCTTTCCAAAAGATTATCGCTGAAACGGCGGAAATTATAGGTTCACTCGGCGAAACTCCAGGTGTGGAATTCTGTTCCGATTATACTCTTATTCCGGATTTGGAATATTATACCGGATTCGTTTTCCAAGGGTATGTTTCCGGAAGTTCGGAACCTGTTCTAACCGGAGGAGCTTACGACCATTTGTACGAATTATTCTCCGGAACCCAAAAAGACGCCTGCGGATATGCGATCAATGTAGATGCATTGGAAGCGGTGTTGGACCAATCGGTAAAAGGCAATTTTGGCGGAGATCCAAATAAGAGACATGTCAATCGATTGGACCGACTGTAA
- a CDS encoding L-dopachrome tautomerase-related protein, whose product MLKKWALVFVLVSTIIKCETGNLEDRTTLPKYPNTSLEKVIQLDRPPGNISASASGRIFFSFFPQGSPPIKVAELKNGQVLPFPNQNFQKNFNTVLSVRVDDKNRLWTLDYGNLGLTRPKVYAFDIETGATIHEYEFPVSIAPKDSLLNDMQIDTVTETIFITDTSPLIPDPGLVVYDIATKKARRLLKDHVSVVGERNEIVVNGAPFQVAGVSIIFNADSIALDQNREWLYFAPFTSGELYRAKTTVLRDSTLTAAQLAAQVEEYSLKTMSDGISIDTGGNIYVTDAEHSAVNLIDPDKKITTLFKDPSFRWPDGFSYAPDGYMYLTCSALNEVFLQLDSTILSRGPYYIYRFKPEAEGIIGR is encoded by the coding sequence ATGTTAAAAAAATGGGCTTTGGTCTTTGTATTGGTTTCTACCATTATAAAATGTGAAACAGGAAATTTAGAAGATAGGACAACGTTACCAAAATATCCGAATACTTCCCTGGAAAAAGTGATCCAATTGGATCGTCCTCCCGGCAATATTAGCGCTTCCGCTTCCGGAAGGATCTTCTTCTCCTTCTTTCCTCAAGGATCTCCCCCGATCAAAGTAGCGGAGTTAAAGAACGGTCAGGTTCTTCCTTTCCCGAACCAGAACTTCCAGAAAAATTTTAACACTGTCCTATCGGTGAGAGTGGATGATAAGAATCGGCTCTGGACCCTGGATTACGGCAATTTAGGATTAACAAGACCGAAAGTTTACGCATTCGATATAGAAACGGGAGCTACGATCCACGAGTATGAATTCCCCGTTTCGATCGCACCTAAGGATTCTTTGCTCAATGATATGCAGATCGATACGGTAACTGAGACTATCTTTATTACGGATACAAGTCCTTTGATCCCCGATCCTGGTTTAGTGGTTTATGATATCGCAACCAAAAAAGCAAGAAGGCTTCTAAAAGACCATGTTTCCGTAGTAGGGGAAAGAAACGAGATTGTTGTGAACGGAGCTCCCTTTCAAGTGGCGGGGGTTTCTATTATATTCAATGCGGACTCCATAGCATTGGACCAAAATAGAGAATGGTTATATTTCGCTCCTTTCACTTCTGGAGAACTATACCGTGCTAAAACCACCGTTTTACGGGATTCTACACTAACCGCAGCCCAATTAGCGGCGCAGGTGGAAGAATATTCTTTAAAAACAATGAGCGACGGTATCAGCATCGATACAGGTGGGAATATTTATGTGACCGATGCGGAGCATTCTGCGGTGAACCTGATTGATCCGGATAAGAAGATTACCACATTATTTAAGGATCCAAGTTTTCGTTGGCCCGATGGATTCAGCTATGCCCCGGACGGATATATGTATCTAACTTGTAGTGCATTAAACGAAGTCTTTTTACAATTAGATAGTACGATCTTAAGTAGAGGACCTTACTATATCTATAGATTCAAACCGGAAGCGGAAGGGATCATAGGTAGATAA
- a CDS encoding MFS transporter codes for MRENQVKVYGYRWVILGLYALITAIIQIQWLTFAPIAREAKVFYDVSSLQIDLLSLIFMGVFVLMAIPASYIIDTYGIRIGVGVGAALTGIFSLSKGVYADNFSIVIASQIGLAIAQPFILNAVTKVSVQWFPITERATAVAIGTLAQFVGIILVMAITPRMLGEINPNPQEIPGILLNYGMIALVGAILFLAFFKEKPPTAPDRANLQDSKFKVFEGLKHILSQKDMRKSLLLFLIGLGIFNAVSTCIDQICETKQLNMTQSGEIAGMMLMSGIIAGIFVPLISDKVGKRQPFLVISMAGFLPGMLLFSLANDYTLVLTGAFLIGFFLLGIGAPIGFQYCAEITSPAPESSSQGLLLWIGQISGIFFILGLNFLGIDLFLKIFIGLGVLNLALSFLLKESPLMLGAKIQENSLSRK; via the coding sequence ATGCGTGAAAACCAGGTAAAAGTATACGGCTACAGATGGGTGATTCTTGGTCTATACGCGTTAATTACTGCGATTATCCAGATCCAATGGCTGACTTTTGCGCCGATTGCCAGAGAGGCTAAAGTATTTTACGATGTATCAAGCCTTCAGATAGATCTTCTCTCGCTAATATTCATGGGAGTATTCGTGTTAATGGCAATCCCCGCTTCTTATATCATAGATACTTACGGAATTCGGATCGGAGTAGGAGTGGGCGCGGCCCTTACCGGAATTTTCTCCTTAAGCAAAGGAGTATATGCAGATAATTTCAGCATAGTCATCGCATCTCAGATCGGTTTAGCGATTGCACAACCCTTCATATTAAACGCGGTCACAAAAGTAAGCGTACAATGGTTCCCGATTACGGAAAGAGCAACTGCAGTGGCGATCGGAACCTTGGCGCAATTTGTAGGTATTATTTTAGTAATGGCAATCACTCCTAGAATGTTGGGAGAAATAAATCCGAATCCTCAGGAGATCCCAGGTATACTTTTGAATTACGGAATGATAGCTTTGGTAGGAGCGATATTGTTTTTAGCATTTTTCAAGGAGAAGCCTCCTACGGCTCCGGATAGGGCAAATCTGCAGGATTCCAAATTTAAAGTATTCGAAGGTTTAAAACATATCTTAAGCCAAAAAGATATGAGAAAATCCCTTCTCCTATTCCTGATCGGTTTAGGAATATTTAATGCAGTCAGCACTTGTATAGATCAGATCTGCGAAACAAAACAACTGAACATGACTCAATCGGGAGAAATAGCCGGAATGATGCTTATGTCCGGAATTATCGCAGGCATTTTTGTTCCGTTAATTTCCGATAAAGTAGGCAAAAGGCAGCCCTTCCTTGTGATCTCTATGGCCGGATTTTTACCCGGAATGTTATTATTTTCCTTAGCCAATGATTACACCTTAGTGTTAACCGGAGCATTTTTAATCGGATTTTTTTTACTTGGGATCGGAGCGCCGATCGGATTCCAATACTGTGCGGAGATCACTTCTCCCGCTCCTGAATCTTCTTCGCAAGGGCTTTTACTCTGGATCGGTCAGATTTCAGGGATCTTCTTTATTTTAGGGCTGAACTTTTTAGGAATCGATCTATTCTTAAAAATATTCATAGGTCTTGGTGTGTTGAACCTAGCTTTGTCTTTTTTATTAAAAGAATCTCCTTTGATGTTAGGAGCAAAAATACAAGAGAATTCTCTCTCCAGAAAATAA
- a CDS encoding flagellar assembly protein FlaA, producing MSRKKIQTHFLRFFSLFIWTGIFILSGSILSKDLSGIYKESVVQDFETEIFGEDNVKAKLGPDFSPEVRISTVFRTPERESEKSLYVELSAEKNQSFQILFKKAWSSQEFVKEFKFHVYANDGGGSLFILVRDSSLDQKKILLTHFNFSGWKVLTLDITRKVRQDDLVTHKNSELVFLGFLYEAPFERKRGTREVFVIDDILAKTRPKYLLFPGEKALVK from the coding sequence ATGAGCCGGAAAAAGATCCAAACTCATTTTTTGCGATTTTTTTCCCTGTTTATATGGACCGGAATTTTTATCTTATCCGGCTCGATCTTATCCAAGGATCTTTCCGGAATTTATAAAGAATCCGTGGTCCAAGATTTCGAAACAGAGATCTTCGGAGAAGATAACGTAAAAGCAAAACTAGGTCCTGATTTTAGTCCTGAAGTAAGGATCTCAACCGTGTTTAGGACTCCCGAAAGGGAATCCGAAAAATCTTTGTATGTGGAACTCAGCGCGGAAAAAAACCAATCTTTCCAGATCTTATTCAAGAAGGCATGGTCCTCTCAAGAATTCGTAAAAGAGTTCAAGTTCCATGTGTATGCAAACGACGGCGGAGGTTCTCTTTTTATTTTAGTCAGGGATTCCAGTTTGGATCAGAAAAAGATCCTGCTTACACACTTTAATTTTTCAGGTTGGAAGGTCCTTACTTTGGACATCACACGTAAAGTAAGGCAAGATGATCTTGTTACTCATAAAAATTCGGAGCTTGTATTTTTAGGATTTTTATACGAGGCTCCCTTTGAAAGAAAAAGAGGAACACGAGAAGTTTTCGTGATAGATGATATTTTAGCTAAGACAAGACCTAAATACCTTTTGTTCCCCGGCGAAAAAGCTTTGGTAAAATAA
- a CDS encoding TetR/AcrR family transcriptional regulator, translated as MKRIEQSNRVRGKILEVSRKLFVSEGYEKATIRRIIEEAEITTGSLYHFFKNKEEILLAIASEVFNEAGETAERLVGEMDPPLVFAMEVGLQFYLCQKKITIAETYLAAYKTQGVTDMIGNRGSHRSKALFEKYNPEFDEQEYLIRTLAFRGVFQSLLEEMVYSGKIDRLRMMATVIQLGLTTFGVPKEEMEIALQKTFRLLKERASEIEALAEGLLQIFVNGR; from the coding sequence ATGAAGAGAATAGAACAGTCCAATCGAGTTCGGGGGAAAATTTTAGAAGTATCCCGAAAACTTTTCGTAAGCGAAGGATATGAAAAGGCAACCATTCGTAGGATCATCGAGGAAGCAGAGATCACTACGGGAAGCTTATATCATTTTTTCAAGAATAAGGAAGAGATACTCCTCGCGATCGCAAGCGAAGTATTCAACGAAGCGGGTGAGACCGCAGAACGTCTGGTCGGCGAAATGGATCCTCCTTTGGTTTTTGCAATGGAAGTCGGATTACAATTTTATCTTTGCCAGAAAAAAATTACCATCGCGGAAACTTACTTGGCGGCGTATAAGACCCAAGGTGTTACCGATATGATCGGGAACCGCGGTTCTCATAGAAGCAAAGCTTTATTCGAAAAATATAATCCTGAATTCGACGAACAAGAATACTTGATCCGTACTTTGGCTTTCAGAGGAGTATTTCAAAGCCTTTTGGAAGAAATGGTGTATTCCGGAAAAATTGACAGACTCAGAATGATGGCTACGGTCATACAATTGGGCCTGACTACATTCGGAGTTCCCAAAGAAGAAATGGAAATCGCATTACAAAAAACGTTCCGACTTCTGAAAGAAAGAGCCTCCGAGATAGAAGCGCTTGCAGAAGGACTACTACAAATTTTCGTAAACGGACGATAA
- a CDS encoding 1-acyl-sn-glycerol-3-phosphate acyltransferase, whose product MAEKEQSVGRWQKEFFENIHLFKRSGMSEEEAKKILQKFLYLCSVTPMPPVMDVFKDPSSLERIGVYTPPEKKAREFMIEFLSPIMKFFTVEGIENLSAVKPLIGKYPVTLISNHLSHLDAPAIFQLLYHASPEGREVAEQLVFIAGRLAYEPDFTRLGLYMFGTLLVCSKRDMADNPSLSDVMTKINMRAFRHSQKLQQEGKIAAIFPEGTRSRDGRLMPFVDTVYHYVANKVILPISLEKTDKILPTTSLLFNQVAGKLTIGKPVLVGELSKKEMAHFPKDIEHLPFPEHGDKKQFLIDNLALLVGQNLNKHQHGIYRNLYSADARDQNKLIKVPKEPKEKVVVIGNSSMGIAIATVLANKDISVLVYHPDQEYTSQSNAERRDLRTYSLYKLPPNLTFTSDPEELKTATLFIQGTNPWELHTIYPDLQPYLSKNKAPFFNIIKGFTSAGLILDDLQHGLGIEDDRIGVISGASYPDQIMERKISGFEIAAVNESLIPRIQKLLTTGYIFPRPAIIPTDVKGVQLGGALKTIYALVMGIVEGYFQQTLGGNVDNSLFHLSNRFFNEMVKVGVQMGGKPETFQGLSGLTDFMLSCFGTDAKDRKTGYDIANGHPSEKMSNGFYGLKVMPNLMKIDPNEVPIMYAAYEVVINKKDVRKVAEGMEERLSRV is encoded by the coding sequence ATGGCAGAAAAAGAACAATCCGTCGGAAGATGGCAGAAGGAATTCTTCGAGAACATTCACCTATTCAAAAGATCAGGGATGAGCGAAGAAGAGGCGAAAAAGATACTTCAGAAATTTCTTTATCTTTGTTCCGTTACTCCGATGCCTCCGGTCATGGATGTTTTTAAGGATCCGTCCTCTTTGGAAAGAATAGGTGTGTACACCCCGCCTGAAAAGAAAGCCAGAGAGTTCATGATCGAATTTCTTTCTCCCATCATGAAATTTTTTACGGTAGAAGGCATCGAAAACTTAAGCGCAGTAAAACCTTTGATCGGAAAATACCCGGTTACCTTGATTTCCAACCACCTCAGCCATTTGGACGCTCCTGCAATCTTCCAACTATTATATCATGCTTCGCCGGAAGGTAGAGAAGTCGCGGAACAATTGGTGTTTATCGCGGGACGATTGGCTTACGAACCTGATTTTACTAGGCTCGGACTCTATATGTTCGGAACTCTTTTGGTCTGCTCCAAAAGAGACATGGCGGATAACCCGAGTCTTTCCGATGTGATGACCAAAATTAATATGAGGGCCTTTAGACATTCTCAAAAACTGCAACAGGAAGGAAAGATCGCTGCCATCTTCCCGGAAGGAACCCGATCCAGGGACGGAAGACTGATGCCTTTTGTGGACACTGTCTATCACTATGTTGCGAATAAGGTTATTCTTCCCATTTCTTTGGAGAAGACGGACAAGATCCTTCCTACCACAAGTTTACTCTTCAACCAAGTAGCGGGTAAACTTACCATCGGCAAACCGGTATTAGTCGGGGAATTATCCAAAAAGGAAATGGCCCATTTCCCTAAAGATATAGAACATCTTCCTTTCCCGGAACATGGAGACAAAAAACAATTCCTGATCGATAATTTAGCTCTGCTTGTAGGACAAAATCTGAACAAACACCAACATGGTATTTATAGGAACTTGTATAGTGCGGATGCCAGGGACCAAAACAAACTGATCAAAGTCCCGAAAGAACCGAAAGAAAAAGTGGTAGTGATCGGAAACAGCAGTATGGGAATTGCGATAGCAACCGTATTGGCGAATAAAGATATCAGCGTTCTAGTCTATCATCCGGACCAAGAATACACATCTCAGTCCAATGCGGAAAGAAGGGATCTCAGAACGTATTCCCTTTATAAACTTCCTCCGAACCTGACATTCACCTCCGATCCGGAAGAATTAAAAACCGCAACCTTGTTTATCCAAGGGACCAATCCTTGGGAATTGCATACGATTTATCCGGATCTGCAACCTTATCTTTCTAAGAACAAGGCTCCATTTTTCAATATTATCAAAGGATTTACGAGTGCAGGTTTAATCCTGGACGATCTACAACACGGTTTAGGTATAGAAGACGACAGGATCGGAGTGATTTCCGGGGCTTCTTATCCGGATCAGATCATGGAAAGAAAAATTTCAGGATTCGAGATCGCGGCAGTGAACGAAAGTCTGATCCCTCGTATTCAAAAATTATTAACTACAGGTTATATTTTTCCGAGACCTGCGATCATTCCTACGGACGTAAAGGGAGTCCAGCTTGGCGGGGCGCTCAAAACAATTTACGCTTTGGTAATGGGAATTGTAGAAGGTTATTTCCAACAGACTCTGGGTGGGAATGTGGACAATTCACTCTTCCATCTTTCCAATCGTTTCTTTAACGAGATGGTAAAAGTGGGAGTGCAGATGGGAGGAAAACCGGAAACATTCCAAGGTCTATCCGGTTTGACCGACTTTATGTTATCTTGTTTCGGAACGGATGCAAAAGACAGAAAGACCGGATACGATATAGCAAACGGTCATCCTTCCGAAAAGATGTCTAACGGATTCTATGGATTGAAGGTAATGCCGAACCTAATGAAAATCGATCCAAACGAGGTCCCTATCATGTATGCCGCTTACGAGGTGGTCATCAATAAAAAAGACGTTCGTAAGGTGGCGGAAGGAATGGAAGAAAGACTTTCGAGAGTTTAA
- a CDS encoding xylulokinase, with product MKSKVYVLAYDIGTTGTKTCLFEIGNRLTLVHSASQEYGLTLLEGGGVEQDPQDWWNSMRDTTAQVLKESKLDPAEIRGISFCSQMQGLVLVDKDLKPVRPAMSYMDQRAGEEMKKGIEHGIKIEGLNAYKLLRSLQITGAVAGSVKDPLWKYKWVEAKEAEKFARVHKWLDVKDYLTTRCTGRATMTLDSAFATFLYDSRPGKSRWHKGLCKMFGVRPEHLPDLIQSTDLIGGLTEISAKELGLKEGTAVFGGGGDATLIGIGAGAVEEGDTHIYAGTSGWVSTVTKKRTVDINARIASIVGARAGYYNYFGEQETSGKCLQWVKDHLALDEIDVYLEKKNVTEGEDAVHESLFAFLFESIKDTPAGSDGVIFTPWLHGNRCPFEDPAARGMFFNIGLDTGKRKLIRSVIEGISFHKRWILELSQAKVPASSTVRFVGGVARSPIICQILADITGKTIETIDHPQNAGATGAAAIAALGLGKIHSFEEIKNLIPSKQRWIPNPANKPVYDRNFSVFKKLYEANKAHYAILNTYNILP from the coding sequence ATGAAATCAAAAGTCTATGTTTTGGCTTACGATATAGGAACTACCGGGACCAAAACTTGCCTATTTGAAATTGGTAATAGACTGACTCTTGTACATTCCGCTAGCCAAGAATACGGACTCACTCTTTTAGAGGGAGGAGGAGTGGAACAAGACCCTCAAGATTGGTGGAATTCTATGAGAGATACCACTGCCCAAGTCTTAAAAGAATCCAAACTCGATCCGGCTGAAATTCGTGGGATCTCTTTTTGTTCCCAAATGCAAGGTCTCGTTTTAGTGGATAAGGATCTAAAACCGGTCCGTCCGGCAATGAGTTATATGGACCAAAGAGCCGGCGAAGAAATGAAAAAAGGGATAGAGCATGGGATCAAGATAGAAGGTTTAAATGCTTATAAACTTCTTCGTTCCTTACAGATCACCGGAGCGGTTGCCGGAAGTGTAAAAGATCCATTATGGAAATATAAATGGGTCGAGGCAAAAGAAGCCGAAAAATTTGCGAGAGTCCATAAGTGGTTGGATGTGAAAGATTATCTGACTACCAGATGTACCGGCAGAGCTACCATGACCTTGGATTCCGCGTTTGCAACTTTCTTATATGATTCTCGTCCTGGAAAAAGCCGTTGGCATAAGGGACTCTGTAAAATGTTCGGAGTCCGTCCGGAACATCTTCCCGATCTCATCCAATCCACGGACCTAATCGGCGGACTGACCGAGATTTCTGCAAAAGAACTAGGGCTCAAAGAAGGAACTGCGGTTTTCGGCGGAGGAGGGGATGCCACTCTGATCGGTATCGGAGCCGGCGCGGTAGAAGAAGGTGACACTCATATTTATGCGGGAACTTCCGGTTGGGTCTCTACGGTAACTAAAAAAAGGACTGTGGATATCAATGCGAGGATAGCGTCTATCGTAGGTGCTAGAGCGGGTTATTATAATTATTTCGGAGAACAGGAAACCTCGGGTAAATGTCTGCAATGGGTTAAGGACCATCTTGCCCTGGACGAGATAGATGTTTATTTAGAAAAAAAGAATGTAACGGAAGGAGAGGATGCGGTTCACGAAAGCCTTTTCGCATTCTTATTCGAATCTATCAAGGATACTCCCGCTGGAAGCGACGGGGTGATCTTCACTCCTTGGCTGCATGGAAACCGTTGTCCGTTCGAAGACCCTGCAGCAAGAGGAATGTTTTTTAATATAGGTCTGGATACGGGAAAAAGAAAACTGATCCGGTCCGTGATCGAAGGGATTTCCTTTCATAAACGCTGGATCTTAGAATTATCTCAGGCTAAAGTCCCTGCTTCTTCCACCGTCCGATTTGTGGGCGGGGTGGCACGTTCTCCTATCATTTGCCAGATCTTGGCGGATATTACGGGCAAAACGATAGAAACTATCGACCATCCTCAAAATGCAGGAGCAACGGGAGCGGCAGCGATCGCTGCATTAGGATTAGGTAAAATTCATTCTTTCGAAGAGATCAAAAATTTAATACCTAGTAAGCAAAGATGGATCCCGAATCCGGCGAACAAACCGGTTTATGATCGGAATTTTTCCGTGTTCAAAAAATTATACGAGGCTAATAAAGCGCATTACGCAATCTTAAATACATATAATATCCTGCCATAA
- a CDS encoding NADH:flavin oxidoreductase/NADH oxidase family protein — protein MSENFMIQALSKEGISSELKLPNGQILKNRIVKASMEEGLSDKEFLPSPKLFKLYERWSQSGAGLLLTGNVMVDVNGLTGPGNVILRKDMDLSAIKRWAEIGQSGGSKIWMQINHPGRQTFGFITETPVAPSPVKVHIPGRMFSKVFGVPRALRGEEIEILIQKFVDAAVLAEKAGFNGVEVHSAHGYLLNQFLSPISNIRKDEWGGSLENRARFLLEVLKGIKSSVRSDFGIGVKLNSADFQGGGFQEEDSIQVIRMLEPIGLDLLEISGGNYESPAMQGTGTNKREAYFLEFAKKAKEITKTPLLVTGGFRSRSIMEEAVLSKEADLVGIAAPFAFHPTFVKGLLSGKIENVSVEIPKLSNPALNSLSKMSAIRLQFRRMGEGKEPRLPGSLIWNMIADQIRGRRNAKNYKRLLRRLLKPA, from the coding sequence TTGAGTGAGAATTTTATGATCCAGGCATTATCTAAGGAAGGAATATCCTCCGAACTGAAACTTCCCAATGGCCAAATACTCAAAAACAGAATTGTAAAGGCTTCTATGGAAGAAGGTCTTTCGGATAAGGAATTTCTACCTAGCCCAAAATTATTCAAACTTTATGAAAGATGGTCCCAATCAGGTGCGGGACTTCTTCTTACCGGAAACGTAATGGTGGACGTGAATGGACTTACCGGTCCAGGCAACGTGATCTTAAGAAAAGATATGGATCTTTCTGCTATCAAACGATGGGCGGAGATCGGACAATCCGGCGGTTCCAAAATTTGGATGCAGATCAATCATCCCGGCAGACAAACATTCGGTTTTATTACGGAAACACCCGTCGCTCCTTCTCCCGTAAAAGTACATATACCGGGAAGAATGTTCTCTAAAGTTTTCGGTGTACCCAGAGCCTTAAGAGGAGAAGAGATCGAAATCCTCATCCAAAAGTTCGTAGATGCCGCTGTCCTAGCCGAAAAAGCGGGATTTAACGGAGTAGAAGTCCATTCGGCTCACGGATATTTATTGAATCAGTTCCTTTCTCCTATCAGTAATATTAGAAAAGATGAATGGGGCGGCTCTTTGGAGAATCGGGCCAGATTCCTTTTGGAAGTATTAAAAGGTATCAAATCTTCGGTTCGATCCGATTTCGGAATCGGAGTTAAACTGAATTCCGCAGACTTCCAAGGAGGGGGTTTTCAGGAAGAAGACTCCATCCAAGTTATCAGAATGCTGGAGCCGATCGGTTTGGATCTTCTGGAAATTTCCGGAGGGAATTATGAGTCGCCTGCAATGCAAGGAACTGGCACAAACAAAAGAGAAGCGTACTTCTTGGAATTTGCCAAAAAAGCGAAAGAGATCACTAAGACCCCGCTATTAGTTACAGGTGGTTTCAGAAGCAGATCGATAATGGAAGAAGCTGTGCTTTCAAAAGAAGCGGACCTAGTAGGGATCGCAGCACCTTTTGCATTCCATCCTACGTTCGTAAAAGGATTACTTTCCGGGAAAATAGAAAATGTTTCCGTTGAAATACCGAAACTTTCCAATCCTGCATTAAATTCACTTTCTAAGATGTCCGCGATCCGTCTTCAGTTCAGAAGGATGGGAGAAGGAAAAGAACCTAGGCTTCCTGGTTCTTTGATTTGGAATATGATCGCCGATCAGATTAGAGGAAGACGTAACGCTAAAAATTATAAAAGACTGCTTCGTAGACTCTTGAAGCCTGCGTAG